In the Cololabis saira isolate AMF1-May2022 chromosome 7, fColSai1.1, whole genome shotgun sequence genome, one interval contains:
- the LOC133447580 gene encoding zinc finger protein 287-like produces MSANMAVSSLNMESQLLSIMNVTVKAAVSEIIQLFSDSSDTLRLHLSQSLRENETLRMRMKGMRSELFSLRLQTRTSRPASRFSPLRGNFPKPRAKSQVLIKPLVTEKAAAEVSSITLQPESKTSSSATETKPEDVESPDVILIKDEDDVGCCEPAVGQDNFGNGVCAGTQELDTADTSCSTDDNRELRIISVHGGGEVPLQEESATLFTAAELQVFSSLSDHNITPDGLLNFTAGTNDTAAIRLIHDNGSQLERNHSTQMASTTLNTALKSPVISTNGQVGLPSHISQFPQQQSVFSQSVNKSLDCSFCGKHFLSREELIVHRASHTGESPVTCPTCGKSFVNKTTLNIHMRIHTGEKPYACEQCGKRFTQNGSLKIHLRTHSGEKPYTCNQCNASFNNPSNLRRHMITHNTNDML; encoded by the exons ATGTCTGCAAACATGGCAGTCTCCAGCCTGAACATGGAGTCGCAGCTTTTGTCCATCATGAACGTGACGGTGAAGGCGGCGGTGTCGGAGATCATTCAGCTGTTCTCGGACAGCTCGGACACGCTCCGGCTGCATCTGAGCCAGAGTCTGAGGGAGAACGAGACCCTGAGGATGCGGATGAAGGGGATGAGGAGCGAGCTGTTCTCCCTCCGGCTGCAGACCAGGACCAGCCGGCCGGCCAGCCGCTTCTCTCCGCTCCGGGGGAACTTTCCCAAACCCCGGGCCAAATCACAAG TCCTCATTAAGCCACTGGTGACTGAAAAAGCTGCAGCTGAAGTTTCTTCCATCACTCTACAACCAGAGAGCAAGACTTCCTCCTCCGCTACAGAAACAAAG CCTGAAGATGTAGAGAGCCCAGATGTTATTCTGATCAAAGATGAAGATGACGTTGGGTGCTGTGAACCAGCTGTTG GTCAGGATAACTTCGGAAATGGTGTTTGTGCCGGAACTCAGGAGTTAGACACAGCTGATACCTCCTGCTCGACAGATGATAACAGGGAGCTGAGAATCATAAGTGTCCACGGTGGAGGAGAAGTGCCTCTGCAGGAGGAGAGTGCCACCCTCTTCACTGCAGCTGAACTTCAGGTTTTTAGTTCTCTGTCTGACCACAACATCACACCTGATGGTCTCCTAAATTTCACTGCTGGAACGAATGACACAGCAGCAATAAGGCTGATTCATGACAACGGAAGCCAACTTGAAAGAAATCATTCCACTCAAATGGCTTCCACAACACTGAATACTGCATTGAAATCACCAGTGATAAGCACTAATGGTCAAGTGGGACTCCCCAGCCACATCAGCCAGTTCCCCCAGCAGCAGAGCGTATTCTCCCAGTCGGTGAACAAGTCCTTGGACTGCAGCTTTTGCGGCAAGCATTTCCTCAGCCGCGAGGAGCTGATCGTGCATCGCGCAAGTCACACCGGGGAATCGCCCGTAACCTGCCCCACGTGTGGCAAGTCATTCGTCAACAAGACCACGCTGAACATCCACATGCGCATTCACACTGGGGAGAAGCCATACGCATGTGAACAGTGTGGAAAACGCTTCACGCAAAACGGTAGCCTGAAAATTCACCTGAGGACTCACTcaggagagaagccgtacacaTGCAACCAGTGCAACGCCAGCTTCAACAACCCCAGCAACCTGCGCAGACATATGATCACACACAACACCAACGATATGCTATGA
- the smtnl1 gene encoding smoothelin-like 1: MDGESPSNDTETTYQTDANNNNQADESGQVENKSPEETAEGQRVMDMVETGEGDDVQEQSRQEEVTDGDANKPQTPPQPSDGDTEEAGPDKDKVSAVADVTEPEKASLDKDEKEGKEQEEKEGEQVEEVQSCGNGKDEKDTKDEEGSKCKKKTKAEEEHVNEKEAKGEESKKQVKKVDTERSDKGNLKEAEKQGKLKRKTGPPASISRPRTSARSVRASAKRDIIAKFQQGAPETPIPRNFRLQRSSNATATGASIKQKILQWCQSKSRNYEGVKIENFSSSWCNGLAFCALIHRFFPDAFDYSSLKPEEREKNFTLAFETAESLADCCPLLEVADMIMMGNHPDPMCVFTYVQSLCHSLSKIENERRNKEKLEKEDGKDGKEEAEKEKGDDASGEASTHESETVDNQEETQGKNIAEGEETGEKADVAKSCEMEESEGDKAEEQN; this comes from the exons ATGGATGGAGAATCGCCCAGCAATGACACAGAGACGACGTATCAAACAGATGCCAACAATAACAACCAG GCTGACGAGTCGGGGCAGGTGGAGAACAAAAGCCCAGAGGAGACAGCAGAAGGTCAAAGGGTAATGGATATGGTGGAGACGGGTGAGGGAGATGACGTACAAGAACAGTCAAGACAAGAAGAGGTCACTGATGGAGATGCAAACAAACCCCAGACTCCTCCGCAGCCTTCTGATGGTGACACTGAAGAGGCTGGACCAGATAAAGACAAAGTGTCAGCTGTCGCTGATGTGACTGAACCCGAAAAAGCAAGCCTAGATAAAGATGAGAAGGAGGGTAAGGAacaggaagaaaaggagggagaGCAGGTGGAAGAAGTCCAGAGCTGCGGGAATGGTAAAGATGAAAAGGATACAAAGGACGAAGAAGGAAGTaaatgtaagaaaaaaacaaaagctgaaGAGGAACATGTAAATGAAAAAGAGGCAAAAGGAGAAGAGAGCAAAAAACAAGTCAAAAAGGTGGATACAGAGAGATCAGACAAAGGAAATCTTAAAGAGGCAGAAAAACAAGGGAAGCTCAAAAGAAAGACTGGTCCTCCTGCCTCTATCTCCCGACCCAGAACCTCTGCACGCTCTGTCAGAGCATCTGCCAAAAGAGACATCATAGCCAAGTTCCAACAAGGTGCACCGGA GACACCAATACCTCGCAACTTCAGACTTCAAAGGTCGTCTAATGCTACGGCAACTGGGGCAtcaataaaacagaaaatactTCAGTGGTGTCAGAGCAAGTCACGCAACTATGAG GGCGTCAAAATAGAAAACTTCTCGTCATCTTGGTGTAATGGTCTGGCTTTCTGTGCACTGATCCATCGCTTCTTTCCAGATGCTTTTGACTACAGCTCACTAAAAccagaagaaagggagaaaaactTTACTTTGGCCTTCGAAACTGCAGA ATCCCTGGCTGACTGCTGCCCTCTGCTGGAAGTGGCTGACATGATCATGATGGGCAATCACCCTGACCCCATGTGTGTATTCACATATGTCCAGTCCCTCTGTCACAGCCTCTCCAAAATTGAAAACGAGAGgaggaacaaagaaaagctGGAGAAAGAAGATGGAAAGGATGGAAAAGAGGAagcagagaaagagaaaggagaCGATGCATCAGGAGAGGCGTCAACTCACGAAAGTGAGACAGTGGACAACCAGGAAGAGACACAAGGAAAAAATATTGCAGAGGGAGAGGAAACTGGAGAGAAGGCAGACGTTGCAAAGAGTTGTGAGATGGAGGAAAGTGAAGGAGACAAGGCAGAGGAACAAAactga
- the LOC133447364 gene encoding uncharacterized protein LOC133447364 codes for MMTAGGFLRVSFAAFLMVITSGIPIKSSKPSQLSGGDGSAYLAAYQGAPSSHSAPVLYNPAGAVSAPVYVFQEPSEQTVAQSGPVLSSLSSTMPFVRYTVPAASAGLVQAEHVAYPQLEAGESDSSETQWAVAPNTFSEDASADALDPSDFLPPLPQPPAVPDLQSGERLSIVKEAELGNYQQQTEEFGYPFDQQSPEQGFASLVVPHFGLGGFGGFLSPNFDYRLVYGLYPPGTQTTFSRHHETGKDYNQAIHYLKEHSSDDQGPVQQRKVFQVSS; via the exons ATGATGACAGCAGGTGGTTTCTTGAG GGTTTCCTTTGCTGCATTCCTGATGGTGATTACGTCTGGGATTCCTATTAAAA GCTCAAAACCCAGCCAGCTCAGTGGCGGTGATGGCAGTGCATATCTTGCTGCTTACCAAGGAGCACCCTCTAGTCATTCAGCACCTGTGCTCTATAATCCTGCTGGTGCTGTCTCTGCACCAGTATATGTATTTCAAGAACCGAGTGAACAAACTGTTGCTCAAAGTGGGCCAGTGCTAAGTAGCTTAAGCTCAACTATGCCTTTTGTGAGATACACAGTACCAGCTGCTTCTGCTGGACTGGTTCAGGCAGAACATGTGGCATATCCCCAGCTTGAAGCTGGGGAATCTGACTCGTCAG AAACTCAGTGGGCTGTGGCTCCAAACACCTTCTCTGAGGACGCATCAGCTGATGCCCTTGACCCAAGTGACTTCCTACCCCCACTCCCTCAACCACCGGCTGTACCTGACCTCCAGTCAGGGGAAAGACTCAGCATTGTGAAGGAAGCTGAACTCGGCAACTACCAGCAGCAGACGGAAGAATTTGGCTATCCTTTTGACCAGCAAAGCCCTGAACAGGGATTCGCAAGCTTGGTGGTGCCACACTTTGGGCTTGGTGGCTTCGGGGGTTTCCTCAGTCCTAACTTTGACTACAGGCTCGTGTATGGCTTGTATCCACCTGGCACCCAGACTACCTTCAGTCGGCACCATGAGACGGGCAAAGACTACAATCAAGCCATCCACTATCTGAAGGAGCATTCTTCTGACGACCAAGGTCCTGTCCAACAGAGAAAGGTCTTCCAAGTTTCCTCCTAG
- the slc43a3b gene encoding solute carrier family 43 member 3b isoform X2: MTGSGNKFSVRRCLTFASGLVECLCFAGAVFGWASLVFVIKEEGYFSSLCSNTTGVNGTQILDCSAQDEQFSLIFTIASFMNNFFTLPNGFLFDHFGTMVSRFVAIFLYTTGTLMVAFSSAVLADLLFPALSLLSVGGILFLITNMQVGNLFGSHRSTIITLYNGAFDSSSALFFVIKVLHEAGVSLRASFLFLSTCSVAHILRTVFLMPRKFIPYPLPDRYTYGITCGESKTMSADVATKDPDNTAAEETPLTKDAPVEKEKTFLECLLSRFFVFHTLWLSVMQLRHYLFIGTLNPMLQRLTAGETSLVSQYTNAFAITQMCGVLCAPWNGLIMDRHKGKPRAAGETEQEADLRATVLSLFLTSLQCVLFSVCASTPYLSLQYLTFVLQVLNRSFLYGGNAAFISVAFPSRHFGKLYGLVMSLSAVFCLLQYPCFTLVKGVLDGDPLYVNIGLTLLSLLAFIHPLSVYLHCRRVASQRAKSGAISDST; the protein is encoded by the exons ATGACTGGATCTGGCAACAAGTTTTCGGTGCGACGCTGCCTCACCTTTGCCTCGGGCCTGGTGGAGTGTCTGTGTTTCGCCGGAGCTGTGTTTGGATGGGCTTCTCTCGTCTTTGTCATCAAGGAGGAGGGCTATTTCAGCTCTCTGTGCAGCAACACCACAGGAGTCAATGGCACACAGATTTTAG aCTGCAGTGCACAAGATGAGCAGTTCTCACTCATTTTCACCATCGCCTCCTTCATGAATAATTTCTTCACGCTGCCCAACGGATTCCTCTTTGATCACTTTGGCACTATGGTGTCTCGATTCGTTGCAAT ATTTCTTTACACCACGGGTACCTTGATGGTGGCTTTCTCGTCTGCAG TTCTGGCCGACCTGCTCTTCCCAGCTCTGTCCCTTCTGTCTGTAGGCGGCATCTTATTTCTCATCACAAACATGCAG GTTGGAAACTTGTTCGGCTCGCATCGCTCCACCATCATCACTCTGTACAATGGGGCCTTTGATTCTTCTTCTGCACTTTTCTTTGTCATCAAG GTGCTACACGAGGCTGGTGTTTCTCTCCGAGCCTCCTTCCTCTTTCTGTCCACCTGCAGTGTGGCTCACATCCTCAGGACTGTATTCCTGATGCCTCGAAAGTTCATCCCCTACCCGCTGCCTGACCGCTACACGTACGG GATTACTTGTGGCGAATCAAAGACTATGAGCGCAGATGTAGCAACAAAAGATCCTGATAATACGGCAGCAGAAGAGACACCACTCACTAAAGACGCTCCCGTGGAAAAAG AGAAGACCTTCCTTGAGTGTTTGCTGTCCAGATTCTTTGTGTTCCACACGCTGTGGCTGTCAGTGATGCAGCTCAGACATTACCTGTTTATCGGGACCCTCAACCCCATGTTGCAGAGGCTGACAGCTGGAGAGACCTCTCTGG TGAGCCAGTACACCAACGCCTTTGCCATCACCCAGATGTGCGGCGTGTTGTGTGCTCCCTGGAACGGCCTCATCATGGACAGACATAAGGGCAAACCTCGTGCTGCAG GGGAGACCGAGCAGGAGGCAGACCTGCGGGCCACTGTGCTCTCTTTGTTCCTGACTTCGCTGCAGTGTGTGTTGTTCTCTGTGTGTGCTTCCACCCCCTACCTATCTCTTCAGTACCTCACCTTCGTCCTGCAGGTGCTCAACCGCTCCTTCCTCTATGGCGGCAACGCAGCCTTCATAAGCGTGGC ATTCCCATCTCGCCACTTTGGGAAGCTGTACGGTTTGGTCATGTCTCTGTCTGCAGTGTTTTGCTTGCTGCAGTATCCTTGCTTCACGCTGGTGAAGGGAGTCCTGGATGGAGATCCATTATAT GTGAACATTGGTCTGACTTTGCTCAGCCTGCTGGCTTTCATCCATCCCCTTTCTGTCTATCTTCACTGTCGACGTGTCGCCTCCCAGCGAGCCAAAAGTGGAGCCATCAGTGATTCCACTTGA
- the slc43a3b gene encoding solute carrier family 43 member 3b isoform X1, whose product MTGSGNKFSVRRCLTFASGLVECLCFAGAVFGWASLVFVIKEEGYFSSLCSNTTGVNGTQILDCSAQDEQFSLIFTIASFMNNFFTLPNGFLFDHFGTMVSRFVAIFLYTTGTLMVAFSSAVLADLLFPALSLLSVGGILFLITNMQVGNLFGSHRSTIITLYNGAFDSSSALFFVIKVLHEAGVSLRASFLFLSTCSVAHILRTVFLMPRKFIPYPLPDRYTYGITCGESKTMSADVATKDPDNTAAEETPLTKDAPVEKGELVKHIRRYKTIIYLSAIVPFSCFIAPPPCVFLSEKTFLECLLSRFFVFHTLWLSVMQLRHYLFIGTLNPMLQRLTAGETSLVSQYTNAFAITQMCGVLCAPWNGLIMDRHKGKPRAAGETEQEADLRATVLSLFLTSLQCVLFSVCASTPYLSLQYLTFVLQVLNRSFLYGGNAAFISVAFPSRHFGKLYGLVMSLSAVFCLLQYPCFTLVKGVLDGDPLYVNIGLTLLSLLAFIHPLSVYLHCRRVASQRAKSGAISDST is encoded by the exons ATGACTGGATCTGGCAACAAGTTTTCGGTGCGACGCTGCCTCACCTTTGCCTCGGGCCTGGTGGAGTGTCTGTGTTTCGCCGGAGCTGTGTTTGGATGGGCTTCTCTCGTCTTTGTCATCAAGGAGGAGGGCTATTTCAGCTCTCTGTGCAGCAACACCACAGGAGTCAATGGCACACAGATTTTAG aCTGCAGTGCACAAGATGAGCAGTTCTCACTCATTTTCACCATCGCCTCCTTCATGAATAATTTCTTCACGCTGCCCAACGGATTCCTCTTTGATCACTTTGGCACTATGGTGTCTCGATTCGTTGCAAT ATTTCTTTACACCACGGGTACCTTGATGGTGGCTTTCTCGTCTGCAG TTCTGGCCGACCTGCTCTTCCCAGCTCTGTCCCTTCTGTCTGTAGGCGGCATCTTATTTCTCATCACAAACATGCAG GTTGGAAACTTGTTCGGCTCGCATCGCTCCACCATCATCACTCTGTACAATGGGGCCTTTGATTCTTCTTCTGCACTTTTCTTTGTCATCAAG GTGCTACACGAGGCTGGTGTTTCTCTCCGAGCCTCCTTCCTCTTTCTGTCCACCTGCAGTGTGGCTCACATCCTCAGGACTGTATTCCTGATGCCTCGAAAGTTCATCCCCTACCCGCTGCCTGACCGCTACACGTACGG GATTACTTGTGGCGAATCAAAGACTATGAGCGCAGATGTAGCAACAAAAGATCCTGATAATACGGCAGCAGAAGAGACACCACTCACTAAAGACGCTCCCGTGGAAAAAGGTGAGCTTGTGAAACACATTAgaagatataaaacaataatctaTTTGTCTGCTATAGTTCCCTTCTCTTGCTTCATTGCCCCCCCTCCCTGTGTGTTTCTCTCAGAGAAGACCTTCCTTGAGTGTTTGCTGTCCAGATTCTTTGTGTTCCACACGCTGTGGCTGTCAGTGATGCAGCTCAGACATTACCTGTTTATCGGGACCCTCAACCCCATGTTGCAGAGGCTGACAGCTGGAGAGACCTCTCTGG TGAGCCAGTACACCAACGCCTTTGCCATCACCCAGATGTGCGGCGTGTTGTGTGCTCCCTGGAACGGCCTCATCATGGACAGACATAAGGGCAAACCTCGTGCTGCAG GGGAGACCGAGCAGGAGGCAGACCTGCGGGCCACTGTGCTCTCTTTGTTCCTGACTTCGCTGCAGTGTGTGTTGTTCTCTGTGTGTGCTTCCACCCCCTACCTATCTCTTCAGTACCTCACCTTCGTCCTGCAGGTGCTCAACCGCTCCTTCCTCTATGGCGGCAACGCAGCCTTCATAAGCGTGGC ATTCCCATCTCGCCACTTTGGGAAGCTGTACGGTTTGGTCATGTCTCTGTCTGCAGTGTTTTGCTTGCTGCAGTATCCTTGCTTCACGCTGGTGAAGGGAGTCCTGGATGGAGATCCATTATAT GTGAACATTGGTCTGACTTTGCTCAGCCTGCTGGCTTTCATCCATCCCCTTTCTGTCTATCTTCACTGTCGACGTGTCGCCTCCCAGCGAGCCAAAAGTGGAGCCATCAGTGATTCCACTTGA